One Rhinolophus ferrumequinum isolate MPI-CBG mRhiFer1 chromosome 10, mRhiFer1_v1.p, whole genome shotgun sequence genomic window, CTCCGCCTGGTGCAATCAGAGTCATCCTTACCAGTCCGCCCAGGCCCCGTCCGAGCCCTCCCCTCCCGCCGAGGCCACGCCCTGGTCACGCCCCCTCCGCTTTTGGCTCACCCGGGCTTTCCTGCGGACCCTGCCCCTCCCAGACCCCGCCCTATCAGTGTCTTCGCGACGCGGCTCCCGGGTCACATCCTGCGAACTCCGCCGGGCTCGCGGAGCTGCAGACATGGCTGTGACCGCTGAGGGCGCCCGCAGGAAGGAGCGCGTCCTCTGCCTGTTTGACGTGGATGGGACCCTCACGCCGGCTCGCCAGGTAGGGCTTCCACGTTCGGAATCTCGGGTCGGGAATGTCACGCGGACACCCGGAGGCCTAAGATGGGGACTGCGGCGGCGTAACCCGGACCCCCGAGACTGAGTGTGGGATGCAGCAGTACCCGGCCCCTGACACCCCGGGGCCGACCGCTGGGAATGATGGGCACCCGGACGCCCACGTCACAACCCCGAAGCGTCCGTGCCCACGTTCTGCACGGAAGCATCGGAGCTGAGTCGGATTCTGGAGGGAGGAGGCTGCAAGCGGGGGCCTACCTTCCATTCCTACCCCTCCGCCAGACTTCCACACGCCAAGGCCTTGCTCAGGGACGCCCCTACCACACCAGCCGGAGCTCCCACTCCACCCAGTTCTGCCCTAGGACGCACCAGTATCCCGAAACTGGCATCTGAACCCAGGTTCCAAACTGGGAACCCCTGAGCGCACCCAAACCTCAGAGTCTTCATCTGGTGGGGGCCGGGGAATCTCGGAGCCATTCCACCGGACCTTTGCAGGCCTGGGCCTGGGTCTAGTTTCTTGAGCCCCTCACCCACTTCTACCCCTAGcggtggaaggagggagggagggcttaCTGTACCTTTTCTGTTGAGTATGGACTCCGCCCACCTCGAGGTGAGAGTTCTCACGCCTAAACTGGTCGAATTGGGGATATTGTggcactgggagggtgggagtgCAGTTCTTCTAAACTTAAGAATCTAAAGGCATCTCACAGGTGTTGATCCTCCAACCTCTGCTCCACAcccagtttttctccttttggatCTCACCCTGGATGAGCCTCCAGACCCATCCTTACTAGCTGGGTGCTTGGATAAGCAGGCCTCTTTCTTGCTGGCCCTGAGTGTACTCTACCCTCCAGTTTGAGGTTACAAGGACCAACTGAGGAATCTCCTAGAGCAGGGAACCAATAGGGCTGGGTTGCAGCGCAGAGGCTGATGGGAACACAGGTCTTAGCTTCCCCTCTTAGGTTCTGCATACCCCATCCTCTCCCCTCCGGATGGCCCTGGCTTGAGCCCTGGGCGCATTGGAAGGAATCAGGCCACCCTGCCTTCCAGCAGCTCCCAGGGTCCTCAGGGATGGAAGAAAGATGACAGTGAAGGGAGGGTGGCAGAGTCTAAGAACAGCCCCAACCCTTTCCCCCCACTCTTTGCTCCACTGACCCAACAGCCTGTACAAGAATAGTGTGTTAATGCTGTCCACCAATGTTATTGCCAGGGCCTGTCCTTAGTGCTttctaaaagttaatttttaattagacaTGTAGTCATGAATGCATTCTCTTGtcaataatgaaaacataacagAAAGCTCAAGTCCCCTCTGATTATGTCAGGATCCCACCCCCGCCCCTAAATAACCTGGTTGCCTGTCATGTGGCTTCCTTCAAGACCTTTATCTGGATCTGTTTGCCCAGAGGAAATATTAAGCAGTGTCTTctgaggcttttaaaaaaataagtggtaTCACACATCATACTGTGCGTGCCTTCCTGCGACTCACTTTTGTCAATTAGCATGTTTGGGGACTCGCCCATATTGGAGTACAGGCCTGCCTTACTCTGTGTAACCACAGGATTGTATTTCAGAGCAGGTATGTGCCATTCTCTGATTGACAAGCATTTAAGTTGTTTgcagttttccattattataaaCCATACCCCAATGAACCCCCATATACATATGGGCAAGAGAAGTGGAAATTCTGGGTGATGGGACACGtgcattttaagttttaatattaagttttaatAGATCTTGCTAAATtatcttccaaaatggctgtaccaattttcaCTCACCAGCAGCGTTTGAGAGTGCCTGCTTCCCCTACATCGTCATCCACTCTTGATATTGTCATCTTTGAATATCTGAATGTTTGAAAACATGGATTATAACTCATTCGTTTCCATTTCCTTGCTGGGGAATCTTTTCCCATGATCACTCGCTGGttcattgtttattcattttcatttaatcctaacagtGACCCCCCCACACTCCAGCCGGTGCTACtgtgatccccattttatagatgggacaAAGAAGGCAAAGGCAACGCAATTTGCTCGAGGTCATCCTGCTGTGGAGGGACTTGAGCCAGAGTATGAACCCAAGTGCATCCAATTTTTTAAGATCTGGGCTCTAAACCTTGAACGGCCTCAGATCCAGGTGAATATCCTGGATCCTGAGCACCCAGTGAGGGCTGAGTGGAGATCCCAGACATGCGGACAGCCAATCCTGTGCTTCTTTGCCCCGCTGCAGAAAATTGACCCTGAGGTGGCTGCCTTCCTGCAGAAGCTGCGAAGTAGAGTGCAGATCGGCGTGGTGGGCGGCTCGGACTACTCCAAGATTGCTGAGCAGCTGGGAGAGGGGGACGAAGGTAGGAGGAGGTGGCCAGAGCCAGCTCCACAGTCGGGGTGGTAGTGGGAGGCCCTAGACCCATGGGCCTTCAAAGACCCAGTCCTGCTTCTGTGGAGCAAAGCAAGTAGAGGGAACAGCCAGATGTTTCTTTCTCTCGCTGATTCAGCAaccatttagtgagcacctatcatgtgctgggcactgtgccaggctttggaagagcAGGCAGAATCCTGCCCTTACATCTCAGTTCTCCCTGCTGGGTCtcgatttcttcatctttaaaatgggcataatCAGTACTGAAAATGACCATGTGTGAACTTCctttcatgtaatcctcacaaccaagCTTCGGGGTGGATTAAATGATTATCCCATTTAACAGAGGGAAGATTCTGAAGTCACCCAGGAAATTTTTGGACCCACAAACCCTGTCTCAGCTGAGTTCTTGATCTCAGCTCAAGGCAAAATGCCTCCAGCTCCTCAAACGAGAGACTTCCTTGAATTTCCCTTTGCCCCACCCCCTTGTTCATTCCATCAGCCAGTCCCGAAATATTTCCCTGTGTGTCctgtctccatctccactgcccaCCATTGTCCAGGTGGTCACCTCCCACCTGAACCCTGCAACAGCCTCCTGGTCGTGTTCCCTGTGCCTCCCCACTCCTGCCCAATCCAGCCACTTCTCATAGCATCCGGAGCTGAAAACTGCCCCATTGCAACCAGCCTTAACAACACAGTGATGGAAGTTGTAAAACAAAAGGGAAGCTGGTGTCCAGAGGGGCTGTGGGAGCACAGAGCAGAAATGACGCCCTCTGCTGAGGAGTCCCGGAAGGCTTCcagaggagggagctggggatCTTGGAGGAGTGGCGGGGGAGGAAAGAGGgcgggcattccaggcagaggcaccTACGTGAGCAAAGGCCCAGAAGTGTGACgagtttgttttcttgtttggaaaAAACCAAAGCTGCAGGAAGTGAGGAGGCTACACAAGCAGGTTTGGGATGGAACAAATGGGCTTTGAAGGCCAAACCAAGGAGTGTGGGCATCATCTCTCTCCTTGGCTCTGGGTGCCCGGTCTCAtgctgtctctttctcccttggCCTCTGTGTATCCCTGAAGTCATTGAGAAGTTTGATTACGTGTTTGCTGAGAACGGGACAGTGCAGTATAAGTATGGACGACTGCTTTCCAAGCAGGTCAGTGGCCCCCGGGGCCTTAGCCCAGGCTACTTTTCCACAGTGAGACATTCCATGGGTACCTCTGTCCATGCCCACCACATGCCCTGTGTTCCTTGCCCAGACCATCCAGAACCACCTCGGGGAGGAGCTGCTGCAGGATTTGATCAACTTCTGCCTCCGCTACATGGCCCTACTGAGACTGCCGAAGAAGCGGTGAGACCCCATCCAGCCTTGTGTCATTTCTTCCTCCCAGTGCTGGGCCTGAAGAGGAAAGGGGGGGCTGTCTCCAAGGGGATCTAGAGATGCCGGGCCCAGACTTATTGGTGGGTAGATTCCTGTTCCCTGTGAAGTCCAGACGGGCTGGATTGAATTCAGTGCCATTGTCCTTCTCTCtggctccccaccctccctcccacccccctcacccccagtggGACCTTCATCGAGTTCCGGAATGGCATGCTGAACATCTCGCCCATCGGCCGGAGCTGCACCCTGGAGGAGCGAATCGAGTTTTCGGAACTGGACAAGGTGCCACCAGCTGTGCAACCTTAGGCTGTAGGACCTCAggcactcaacctctctgagcctttattttctcatcagtgaaatggattgggggggtggggttctGATAGAACCAGTACCCTTTTGGACCTGCCATGTGCTATGGTTGTGGGCATGGGTGCACCTTTCCAACACCGCTGGTGATGGGTACCACCAACCACCTACTTACTTAAGCCAACCCCTCGGGCATCCTTTCTACCTTTCCACCTGCATAGGGTCCAACAGTCATTCCTGTTGATTCAGCCTCCAGGATTGGTCTCAAATCTATTCACCTGTGTATGTGTCTCCCCTGCTGCCACCTTAAAACTGCCAGTCTGTTCTCCAGCAGTGCCAAAGCACATCTGCCCTGTCCACTCCCTGCTGCCAGTCCTTCCGTGGCTCACCTTGCCAACTGGACAATATCGCAGCCTCCTGCCATGGTGCCCTGAGCCTTGGGGGATCTGCCTGGCTCAGGCCCACCTCGTCAGCCTTCTTTCTGTCTGTGCTTGGGACATACCAAGGTCCCTCTGGCCTTTGGATGTGTTGCCCCTGCTCTACCTTGCATTTTATTTGTCATCCTCACTGCCCACCCCCTCCTTTTCAGGGATGGAGAGAGTCCATCCGTCCAAGCCTTTTCATGCTGGCCTGTCCCTGTCCTCTCTGACCTGGCCTTcttctcccccctcccacccctttcGCTTTCTATTCCGGCCATGTCCTCTTTGCTGATTCTAAAGATAGCAGGCAGTCTGCCACTTAGGGCTGTGCCTGCTGCCCTCCGACGTGATGTGTCCTCTCACCTCCTTCACGTgggctcaaatgtcaccttctcagtgggACTTTCCCCAAGCATTACATTTAACATTGCGCCTCCTGCTCCTCTGATTTCTCCCCAAGCAGTCATCACTACCTTCCTAACACATTGCATCACcagttttttaaatcttggttATTGTCTGGCTCCCCCACCAAAGCTGTAAGCTCTTTAGGGCAGGGATTTCTGTGGCTGTTCACCACAGAATCCCCTAGGCCCAgcacatgcctggcacatagcatgtgctctagaaatattttctgaatggaTGAACTCGGTGGTGTAATCCCCATTTGATgaatgaggaaactcaggctcagagaggggaagtgacttgcccagggtcacataggGAATTGGTTAcagggcaaaagatttgaacttGAGACCCCGCCCACAGCTTGAGGTCACAGTGCTGCTCCCTGCTGAGGCTGGACATGGCCCATGGGGCTGTTCAGTGACCAGTCTGGTACTCCAGAGACAGGAGGTGCAGCCATCCTGGGCCACGTGGGAACATTtattcagagaagttaggtaacttgcccatggtcacacagcagcGAGGCCTGGAACGCGGGCAGCCTGCCTTTATCTCTCAGGCTGGATCATATGTGGCCTTAGAGCTCATGTCCTCCCTAGACCACTTCTCCAGGCACCCAACCGCTGGCCACCGCCTGCCTTCCTTTCCATTCCAGTCCCACCCAACTCCGACTAAAACGCAGTACTGGGCACTCTACTCCCGTGCTCCGAAATCCTCCGTGGCTTTTGGTCCCCAGGGGGTGTCCAAACTCCCCAACCAGGCCTCTCGGCTCTCTGTGAGCTGATCATCCTTCCGAGCTCTCAGCACTGCTGTGGCCACGCGGTGACTGCCCCACGTCCCTCGGCCACAGCCGTGCCGAGTCTACCCCTCCAGGCCCGGCATGGCTATTCCCCTCTGTGGCCCCAGCAGGGCCAGGCTAGGGATCCTCAGGCTAGTGAGTGAATGTTTCTTTACTCCATCTTTGTAGATATACTACAGACTTCCACGGTCCTGCCAAGGGGTGGGGTCTGGGCACCCCTGGGCATTGTGTGCTTCGTGCTATGGCCATGCCTGGCTTCCCGCTGACCTGTCTCTGAGCATCCACTCATTCACAGGTCTTCATATGCTCTTGGCTCCTCACGCTCCTTTCTGGTGCCTGAGCCATGGTTTGCATTGTTGCGCTGGGCAGAGCTGACGGGGCTGAGCCCTATCCTGAGATGGACTCGTGACTTGGGACTTAGACTGCCCCATCCCCCAACTTTCCTCCCCAAGCCTCTATGCCAAGGTGGTCTTCAGACCCCGCCCACATCCCCACTGGCAGGATCTGGCACTGAGTTCATGCACAGACCTGGCTTCAGGCCCTGGCCCTGCCACAGAGGCTCGGTGACTTCGAACAGGTGCGGcctcctctgagcttcagtttcctatCTGTCAAGTGGGGGGCATGATATTCACCTGGAAGCCTTAATGAGCTCACACGAATtgtgtgcccagcacagggctggcacACGGCAGCCCTCAGCCTCagtctgctcccttccctcctacaGAAGGAGAAGATCCGGGAGAAGTTCGTGGAAGCCCTGAAAACTGAGTTTGCTGGCAAAGGGCTGAGGTTCTCCCGAGGTACGTCCACCCCACGGAGGGCCTAAGCGGCCTGCACAAGAGCCCACCCTGGGACCTCACTGCCAAGGCCAGGTTGCACTCCCCAGAAACTCCTCCCAGCCCTCAGGGGCAGGCTGAGCCCAAACAGGCAGGACCCCCCAGTATTCGGGCCCCCCAGTCTTGCCCACCTAAACCCACTCAacaccccaccacccacccagttgctcaggccaaaatcTGAAGCATCTCCCTTGAGTtttctccctcaccctctctcATGTCCAGTCTACGAGCAAGTTCCAGGGTCCTGGGTGCAGAACGCTTCTGGACTCTGACCAGTGCTCACACCTCCGCTGCCAGCAGCCTCATCCCAGGCTCCATCTGCTAACCAACGCACCTGTCTCCTCTGCCACCTCACCCCACAGTCCATTCCCCAGTGTCCAGAGAGATCCTTACTGAAAAACAGACCATGTCACACCCTTCCCAGAGCCCTCCAGAGGCTCCTCACGTTCCTTATAACACCCAGGACGCCTCCCTGGCCCCCAGGACCCGCATGCCctcacctctgcctcctccaggcCTTTCTGTCCCTGGGACCCCACGCCCTCCCCTGCCTTGGGGACTGTGCTCACAGGACCTGGAATTCCACTCCCTGGCCATCCCCACTCTGGCTCAGGTCTCAGCTTCGTGTTGTATCCTCAGAGACGTCTCCCCTGACCACACTGGCTGGGGAGCGTCCCTTCCCCCGCCCCGCTGAGCTGGTCCGGTCTGTTTACCGCCTGGTCTCCCACCTGGATCGTAGCTCCCGTGAGGACCCCGAGTCCGTGCCacgctgtgtgcctggcactcagTAGGCACTCAGGTTGTTGAATGCCACTCTGCTGGCCTCTGTCCGCCCCGCAGGAGGCATGATCAGCTTTGACGTCTTCCCTGAGGGCTGGGACAAGCGCTACTGCCTGGACAGCCTGGACCAGGACAGCTTCGACACCATCCACTTCTTTGGGAACGAGACCAGCCCTGTGAGTGGGGCTCAACCCAGGTCCCTCCCACCCCAAGTCAGGCCCAGTTCAAGGCCAGGAAGAGACCTGGGAGACAGCCAGGGCTTCACCAGCCCCATTGCACAGATTGGACAGCTGGAGCCCAGTGCTGGCTTGACACTTGCCCCATGTCCCCTCAAGTCAGGGCAGACCTGGTGAAGGCCAAGAAGGGGGTCTTTCTGGCGGTTCTGAGGACAGGAGGAGGGACAGCTCTACAGGAGCCAGTGTGGGGAGAGGACCCCATGCCCGGGTGGTGCTGGCCCCCCACCCTGGGAGCCTTGTCCAGGCACCACCTGTGTATGTGCCTTCTCTGCCCTTTCTGTGTACAGGGTGGGAACGACTTTGAGATCTTCGCCGACCCCCGGACTGTGGGCCACAGCGTGGTCTCCCCTCAGGACACAGTGCAGCGATGCCGCGAGATCTTTTTCCCAGAGACGGCCCACGAGGCATGAGCGGGACTTCCAGAGACCTCCGCCCAGGCCTAAAGAGAGCCCCTGACCTGGGTTTTGGGTGGGGTGCCAGGGCCCCTCCTCTGGCCCAGGACACCTGCCTCACATTACCTGCTGCAAGGCCCACCTTGATGGGACCAGGGTCTGTGTGGACACCCGTCCAGCGGTGAGCTCCCAGGGGGCTGGGTTCGTCCTTCACCTCCATGGCACTGGCTACAGCTGCTGCTTGTACTTCTGAACAGAATGGCTTTCTGTCTACACTGGGAGGAGGCATGTGTGAGCGTTGGAATGAGACAGAGCCCGCCCTGCCTGCCTGTCCCAGGCGGGGTGCAGAGCAGTGGGGAAGGTGCATATTTGCAAGAACTTGATCACAAACATTAAAGTTCCCGGTACAAGGTACGACGTCATTTCTGTCTGAACGGATAGTTGGTCCCCGTCACAGGTGCTGTTCCAGCCAccactttgcagataaggaaacaggcgCAGGAGGCAGGGACTTGCCCCAGGTGACTCAGGTCTTTGATGCAGTCAAGGAGGGTGGGCCATTGAAACCCCAAACAAGGGCTGGTTTGGGGTGtccttccccagctccttccCCCAGGGCCCAAACAGACAGAGGCTGGGGGCCAGGCTGAGTCACAGTTCAGGGTTTATTGCCAGTGTTAGGAAGGATGGGGGAGTCCAGGTGGCTGGGAGGGTTTCTGACTGGACACTGCGGGGCCGTGAGTCAGAGGAGTGGTGCTGCTTTTCTGCCACCACAGGTGCCATCAGGCGTGATGTTCCCACATCCTGCCCCTGGCTAGTGCCTGAAAATGGGGATCTACTCACAGGATGGGGATTTTGGGGGACTGCCAGGAGTTAACCTGCACCAATAAGCCTTCTACCATGGAGGCTAGGGGTTCCTTATTCCTTAGGGGAAAGGCTTCAGGCCTTGCCAGAGTAGCCCCAGCTCAGAGTGGGGTGTCAGGCTGGGCCCATTCTCAGTTTGGGGGGCTGGCCAACATATCAGCAGTTCTGTGCTCCCAGCCCCTGTGGTGGGAACTGAGGGCAAGGGTGGAACACATACCCCAGATGACCTCTGCCCTGGGGTCTTGGGGTACCTTCAGGACTGGGGATCCTAGACTTTCATTGACCACCTCATCCTGGGCATTTGACCCCCGTTTACTCATTTACTCACAGGCTGGGTCTCCTAAGAGTTACTGTCCTGGCAGGCCCTCCCTTGAAACACCTCTCTCCCCCGCATCAGATGATATGCTCTGGaagggagtgagggtgggggtggaggggagggcccccaggccaggccaacccccaccccagagtGAATGTGCACAACACACATACCTTCAGGGACAGACAACACAGGGACCACCGCTCAGCCACTGCCTGGGGGACCAGCGGGAGCCGCCGTCCCACGGCTTTGGGAAGAGGGGCCAGCAAGGGGGGGCTGCGGGGCTAGTGGCCTCCCAGGCTAAGGGCCACTCCTGTGGGTGCCCAGCCTGGCCCTACCTGAGGGGCCGTGTCCATCACTAGGTCCTCAGCAGCCATCATGGCTGGGCACTGGCAGAACAGCAGTGGGACTCCATCTAAGCTGGAGGAGACGcgtccccacccctccacagaCCCACACTTCCTCGGGAAGTGGAGGCAGCGTGGCTCAGCTTGGCCCAAGGAGGAGATGCAGCCTCAGTTTGGGGTTCACAGAGCCATTGCCAGGCTGGTGCGTAGGGACTGTGGCCAGCAACACAAGAGCCCCCAAactgccttctggcctcaggCCCCTCTTTCCCGCCTCTTTAGTGTGTGCTGAGGAGAgaatagggagggagggagggagaaaggaagaaaggaaacgaggaagggaaggaggagggagggaggaagggccgTGGCATGGAGGACAGGCCTGCCTACCCCCACCTTTAGCCCTCTTCCcttgccagaggctgggaggcaCTCCTCAAAGTGCTCACTGGCCTGGCTTCTGAGGGTGGGATCCAGGCCGCAGTGGGAGACCCCAGTCCAGGGTGGGAAGTGGGAGGTGTGCGGAGCATGAGCAGAGCCTGGCCTGGGGGCCAGGGCCTCAGGCAAAGGCAGGGGAGCTAGCTTGTTCAGGCAGCTTACGCCAGTGCCCCCTGACTCTCAGCCCCAGGCCTGACGCAGGCCCTCAGAGGCTCAATGGACACACAGATGGGTGAGCAGGAGGGCGACAGGACCCTGTGCCCAtgtggcagggagggaaggaaggagagagtggACAAGCAGAGAAGGCAGGTCTGGTGGCCTCCCCCTTGGTCCAGCTTACACAATAGTCACGGGTCACGGGGCTGGATGGAGGCAAACGCTCACAGCCACAAGCACAGAGAGACACGTGCACACTGAGGCTGCCCAGGGGACTGAGTCAGCAAGTACAGTGGGGCACGGAGCCAGGTGCCACCCGTCCACCCTGGGGGGCTCGCCGCCCAGCCTAGGAGCCCACGACCTGGCCAGACCACGTCTCGTGGGGAGTGTGTGGGGCCAACTGGGTGAGCACCACCTCCACAGCCTGGAACTTCTGGTTCTTGGGCGGGATGGGACACATCTTATAGGTCACCTCGTCGCCCTCCACCGGCACGTACTCCCCCTCGATGCTGGTGGGCAGGAGAGGAGCGTCAGCCTAGTAGCAGGCCCCACTCCCCGGACACCCGCTGTGGCCTAGCCTTCTTAGAGCCTCAGCcatctaatctgtaaaatggggatcataaacGGTCCCCTCCTctct contains:
- the PMM1 gene encoding phosphomannomutase 1 yields the protein MAVTAEGARRKERVLCLFDVDGTLTPARQKIDPEVAAFLQKLRSRVQIGVVGGSDYSKIAEQLGEGDEVIEKFDYVFAENGTVQYKYGRLLSKQTIQNHLGEELLQDLINFCLRYMALLRLPKKRGTFIEFRNGMLNISPIGRSCTLEERIEFSELDKKEKIREKFVEALKTEFAGKGLRFSRGGMISFDVFPEGWDKRYCLDSLDQDSFDTIHFFGNETSPGGNDFEIFADPRTVGHSVVSPQDTVQRCREIFFPETAHEA